One genomic window of Centropristis striata isolate RG_2023a ecotype Rhode Island chromosome 20, C.striata_1.0, whole genome shotgun sequence includes the following:
- the ccdc85a gene encoding coiled-coil domain-containing protein 85A, with product MEKGAQQQQQQQLSKSAEGPAEDISKINDEELLKWGKEELVRRLRRAEAGKRSAIVEHGNLMREVNRRLQQHLNEIRSLKDVNQKLQEDNQELRDLCCFLDDDRQKGKRVSREWQRLGRYSAGLMRKEVAIYLQKLKELEQRQVEVIRENLELKEVCIMLEEERAAAVVVGGGGGGVGVVHGGPGRRSSVDSQSSLSQLGGGVPAPGLLRDVGDGSSTSSAGSTDSPDNPHLKPPPLGSKCEPHKPGEVCESTGRRHSSTPEYHTFPQSCRPRGGSLTNLEPRDLKGYSPEKHSRSPSRLPSDSYPKPCSSDLLAHKQIWMSGQSSPGCGKGTAKSSPELSQRQRAGNMAGAGCGGPDAKLAGMGTPEHLRKGRVIVGSPESIRHHHHYQHGPGAEHGKGTYSVGGSPGRDGGQRRAPEEMSPHHQSLYNALISAGCCTNSCRSVKLWDSFDAS from the exons ATGGAGAAGGgcgcacagcagcagcagcagcagcagctgtccaAGAGCGCAGAGGGTCCGGCGGAGGACATCTCCAAAATCAACGACGAGGAGCTGCTGAAGTGGGGCAAAGAGGAGCTGGTGCGGCGGCTGCGGAGGGCAGAGGCGGGCAAGAGGAGCGCCATAGTGGAGCACGGGAATCTGATGCGGGAGGTGAACCGGAGACTCCAGCAGCACCTCAACGAGATCCGGAGTCTAAAG GACGTGAACCAGAAACTGCAGGAGGACAACCAGGAGCTGCGGGACCTGTGCTGCTTCCTGGACGACGACCGGCAGAAGGGGAAGCGCGTGTCCCGGGAGTGGCAGCGTCTGGGCCGCTACAGCGCCGGCCTGATGAGGAAGGAGGTGGCCATCTACCTGCAGAAGCTGAAGGAGCTGGAGCAGCGGCAGGTGGAGGTCATCCGGGAGAACCTGGAGCTGAAGGAGGTGTGCATCAtgctggaggaggagcgggctgctgctgtggtcgtaggaggaggtggaggaggagttgGAGTCGTGCATGGAGGTCCGGGTCGCAGGAGCTCCGTTGACAGTCAGAGCAGCTTGTCTCAGCTGGGTGGAGGCGTCCCGGCTCCTGGTCTGCTCCGGGACGTGGGGGACGGGAGCAGCACGTCCAGTGCGGGGAGTACGGACAGCCCCGATAACCCCCACCTCAAACCTCCTCCTCTGGGCTCAAAATGTGAGCCCCACAAACCAGGAGAAGTGTGTGAATCCACAGGGAGGAGGCACAGCTCCACGCCGGAGTACCACACCTTCCCCCAGTCCTGCCGGCCCCGCGGGGGCTCCCTCACCAACCTCGAACCTCGGGACCTTAAAGGCTACAGCCCCGAGAAACACAGCAGGTCCCCCAGCAGGCTGCCGTCGGACTCCTACCCCAAACCCTGCAGCTCCGACCTGCTGGCACACAAACAGATCTGGATGTCGGGCCAGTCGTCGCCAGGCTGCGGGAAGGGCACCGCCAAGTCCAGCCCCGAGCTGAGTCAGAGACAGCGGGCGGGGAACATGGCGGGGGCCGGCTGCGGGGGCCCCGACGCCAAGCTGGCGGGGATGGGGACGCCGGAGCACCTGAGGAAAGGACGGGTGATCGTAGGGAGTCCGGAGTCTATACGGCACCATCACCACTACCAGCACGGCCCCGGGGCCGAGCACGGCAAGGGGACCTATAGTGTCGGTGGCTCCCCGGGCAGGGACGGGGGCCAGAGGAGGGCCCCGGAGGAGATGTCCCCCCACCACCAGAGTCTGTACAACG